A single window of Intrasporangium calvum DSM 43043 DNA harbors:
- a CDS encoding phosphoribosylaminoimidazolesuccinocarboxamide synthase yields MTTHLELPGYAHVYSGKVRDLYAPVGPDGAPVPDQLLLVASDRLSAYDWMMSPEIPDKGAVLTRLSLWWFDQLSDLVPNHVLSTDVPAAVAGRAVLVRTLDMLKVEAIARAYLTGGGLEEYQAKGSVSGVALPDGLVDGSRLPEPVFTPTTKAPVGEHDLPMTFAEVEAALGVEVAVEVSRLTRAILARGNEIAGARGILIADTKVEFGVAPDGSGGLVLADEVLTPDSSRFWPAELWEPGHPQPSFDKQYVREWLTSAESGWSKSSGEPPPELPAQVVEQTRAKYVEAYERLTGETF; encoded by the coding sequence ATGACCACCCACCTGGAGCTGCCCGGCTACGCGCACGTCTACTCGGGCAAGGTCCGCGACCTCTACGCCCCGGTGGGGCCCGACGGTGCGCCGGTCCCCGACCAGCTCCTGCTCGTCGCGTCCGACCGGCTGTCGGCGTACGACTGGATGATGTCTCCCGAGATCCCGGACAAGGGCGCGGTCCTCACCCGGCTGTCACTGTGGTGGTTCGACCAGCTGTCCGACCTCGTGCCCAACCACGTGCTGTCGACCGATGTGCCGGCGGCCGTGGCGGGGCGGGCCGTGCTCGTGCGCACGCTCGACATGCTCAAGGTCGAGGCGATCGCCCGGGCCTACCTCACCGGGGGCGGGCTCGAGGAGTACCAGGCGAAGGGCTCGGTGTCCGGGGTCGCGCTGCCGGACGGGCTCGTCGACGGGTCACGCCTGCCGGAGCCGGTCTTCACACCCACGACGAAGGCGCCGGTGGGGGAGCACGACCTGCCGATGACCTTCGCCGAGGTCGAGGCCGCGCTCGGGGTCGAGGTGGCTGTCGAGGTGTCCCGGCTGACCCGGGCGATCCTGGCCCGCGGCAACGAGATCGCCGGCGCGCGCGGCATCCTCATCGCCGACACCAAGGTCGAGTTCGGGGTCGCCCCGGACGGGTCGGGTGGCCTCGTCCTCGCCGACGAGGTGCTGACGCCGGACTCGTCGCGGTTCTGGCCGGCTGAGCTCTGGGAGCCCGGCCACCCGCAGCCGTCCTTCGACAAGCAGTACGTCCGCGAGTGGTTGACCTCGGCGGAGTCGGGCTGGTCTAAGTCGAGTGGCGAGCCGCCGCCCGAGCTGCCGGCGCAGGTGGTCGAGCAGACGCGGGCGAAGTACGTCGAGGCCTACGAGCGGCTGACCGGCGAGACCTTCTGA
- a CDS encoding bifunctional metallophosphatase/5'-nucleotidase, protein MTHRISRVVAVGAAALLGATALAVSPAQAKNDKPKPNPSATMSVQLLSFNDYHGHLEAKNNETGPIGGVDVGGAEYLASTLAELRAGHSNTATVAAGDLIGGSTFLSGMFHDEPAVETLNAMGLDVSSVGNHEFDEGTAELLRMQQGGCHPEDGCYFPDQPYAGADFQWLAANVIRKDNGQPLLPATWVKKFDGVKVGFIGMTLKATPTLVSPKGVASVDFKDEVETANKQAAILKQQGVEAIVVLLHEGGYQEGTYNECKGITDPIVQIAAQLDPEIDSVITGHTHQAYICQIPDPDGVDRLVTSAASYGRVVTETNLVIDRRNKDVVRSASSATNHLVARAAVQADATQTAILAKWNELAGPIKGEVVGSVAEDITGDAGGNRGIETPMADLVADSILWGTDDANEGGAQISFMNVGGVRGSFVYDAITNGEAPGEITYEEAYLVAPFGNLLVSMDLTGAQIKTVLEQQYQPVSARGSRPMLALGVSEGFTYEWDASQPQGSRVVNGTMALNGVPLDLNATYRVSTLNFLADGGDLFTGFTDGTNIVGGPEDLANLVSFLKANPGLTAPDSRVAGL, encoded by the coding sequence ATGACGCACCGCATCAGCCGCGTCGTCGCTGTGGGGGCAGCGGCGCTGCTGGGGGCCACGGCACTCGCCGTCAGCCCCGCCCAGGCGAAGAACGACAAGCCGAAGCCCAACCCGAGCGCGACCATGTCGGTCCAGCTCCTGTCGTTCAACGACTACCACGGCCACCTCGAGGCCAAGAACAACGAGACCGGACCGATCGGCGGCGTTGACGTGGGTGGGGCCGAGTACCTCGCCTCGACGCTGGCCGAGCTCCGCGCCGGCCACTCCAACACCGCGACCGTCGCAGCGGGTGACCTCATCGGTGGCTCCACCTTCCTGTCCGGCATGTTCCACGACGAGCCCGCCGTCGAGACGCTCAACGCGATGGGCCTCGACGTGTCGAGCGTCGGCAACCACGAGTTCGACGAGGGCACCGCCGAGCTGCTCCGCATGCAGCAGGGCGGCTGTCACCCCGAGGACGGCTGCTACTTCCCGGACCAGCCCTACGCGGGCGCGGACTTCCAGTGGCTCGCCGCCAACGTCATCCGCAAGGACAACGGCCAGCCGCTCCTGCCGGCGACGTGGGTCAAGAAGTTCGACGGCGTCAAGGTCGGCTTCATCGGCATGACGCTCAAGGCGACCCCGACCCTGGTCAGCCCGAAGGGCGTCGCCTCGGTCGACTTCAAGGACGAGGTGGAGACCGCGAACAAGCAGGCCGCCATCCTCAAGCAGCAGGGCGTCGAGGCGATCGTCGTGCTCCTGCACGAAGGTGGCTACCAGGAGGGCACCTACAACGAGTGCAAGGGCATCACCGACCCGATCGTGCAGATCGCCGCGCAGCTCGACCCCGAGATCGACTCCGTCATCACCGGCCACACGCACCAGGCCTACATCTGCCAGATCCCGGACCCGGACGGCGTGGACCGGCTCGTCACGAGTGCGGCGTCCTACGGGCGCGTCGTCACCGAGACCAACCTCGTCATCGACCGTCGCAACAAGGACGTCGTGCGGTCCGCCTCGTCGGCGACGAACCACCTCGTGGCGCGTGCGGCCGTCCAGGCGGACGCCACCCAGACCGCGATCCTCGCCAAGTGGAACGAGCTCGCCGGCCCGATCAAGGGTGAGGTCGTCGGCTCGGTGGCCGAGGACATCACCGGTGACGCCGGGGGCAACCGCGGCATCGAGACGCCGATGGCCGACCTCGTCGCCGACTCGATCCTCTGGGGCACCGACGACGCCAACGAGGGAGGCGCGCAGATCTCCTTCATGAACGTCGGCGGGGTGCGTGGGTCCTTCGTCTACGACGCGATCACCAACGGCGAGGCGCCGGGCGAGATCACCTACGAGGAGGCCTACCTCGTCGCGCCGTTCGGCAACCTGCTCGTCTCGATGGACCTCACGGGCGCGCAGATCAAGACGGTCCTCGAGCAGCAGTACCAGCCGGTCTCGGCTCGTGGCTCGCGCCCCATGCTCGCGCTCGGCGTGTCCGAGGGCTTCACGTACGAGTGGGATGCCTCGCAGCCGCAGGGCAGCCGGGTCGTCAACGGCACGATGGCGCTCAACGGCGTGCCGCTCGACCTCAACGCGACCTACCGGGTGTCGACGCTGAACTTCCTCGCCGACGGCGGTGACCTGTTCACCGGCTTCACGGACGGGACGAACATCGTCGGCGGCCCCGAGGACCTGGCCAACCTGGTCTCGTTCCTCAAGGCCAACCCCGGCCTGACGGCTCCGGACAGCCGCGTCGCCGGCCTGTGA